The Branchiostoma floridae strain S238N-H82 chromosome 8, Bfl_VNyyK, whole genome shotgun sequence genome has a segment encoding these proteins:
- the LOC118421558 gene encoding protein SCAI-like, with translation MSDEEIPEQERKIVTEFCYLLDKSKQLFNGLRDLPQYGQRQWQAYFGRTFDVYTKLWKFQQQNRQVLDTRYGLKRWQIGEIASKIGQLYYHYYLRTSETNYLHESFSFYSAIRMRAYYSKANKEDKPDLMVKKLRYYARFIVVCLLLNKTHLVRDLVRELSKQIQDYGSTYDPGDQLEWSLVLGEVQAFLDAEPLVILDTESSPVTISQRLQKDTVPPLEPGTEVRLSLQEVIIVGNRKDQVKFSELTVDMFRMLQTLEREPEGLDATEQTTNGAQPEKEGETGENDENIPGKRENPHKYLLYKPTFSQLYTFLASGFKELPPDGVMLVYLSSTGSTGCSKPEDEGAYDYGGVLTNSRKEGEELMKKSKLLKDMHCLHPGDLYPFTRKPLFLVVDSENSEVFKNMPNLFGQPRLCLLSPVAVPTDVVDEIAKGSLFTLFLHCPLTGLLTICKLSDIPIASWERAQRQVGRILEEIARLLMGCKSVDGMYHQFYGDEFLRLLLLRFVFCYCVFRLHRAFKGPAYYPQCHPELPKNEVLEALTVQKQLLDLASTLDIRAMFYEIDESLE, from the exons ATGTCTGACGAAGAAATACCGGAGCAAGAGAGGAAGATTGTGACTGAGTTCTGCTATCTGCTGGACAAGTCCAAACAACTCTTCAATGGACTCAG AGATTTACCCCAGTATGGGCAGCGTCAGTGGCAGGCGTACTTTGGCAGAACCTTTGATGTCTACACCAAACTGTGGAAGTTCCAACAACAGAACAG ACAAGTACTGGACACCAGATATGGGCTGAAGAGATGGCAGATTGGGGAGATCGCCTCCAAGATTGGCCAGTTGTACTACCATTACTA CCTCCGGACCAGTGAGACCAACTATCTCCATGAGTCCTTCTCCTTCTACTCTGCCATCCGCATGCGAGCGTACTACTCCAAGGCCAACAAGGAAGACAA GCCTGACCTGATGGTGAAGAAGCTGAGATATTATGCCAGGTTCATCGTGGTCTGTCTGCTACTCAACAAGACTCACCTGGTCAGGGACCTGGTTAGG GAGTTGTCCAAGCAGATCCAGGACTATGGGAGTACCTACGACCCTGGTGACCAGCTAGAGTGGTCACTGGTGCTGGGGGAGGTCCAGGCTTTTCTGGACGCCGAGCCACTGGTCATTCTGGACACGGAGTCGTCCCCCGTCACGATATCCCAGCGCCTGCAGAAGGACACCGTACCGCCGCTGGAACCAGGCACTGAAGTCAGACTGTCTCTACAGGAGGTCATCATAGTGGGCAACAGGAAGGACCAG GTGAAGTTTAGTGAGCTGACAGTGGACATGTTCAGGATGCTGCAGACATTGGAGCGGGAGCCAGAGGGCCTCGATGCAACAGAGCAGACCACTAATGGTGCCCAACCGGAGAAGGAAGGGGAAACAGGAGAG AATGATGAAAACATCCCAGGAAAGAGAGAGAACCCACACAAGTACCTCCTGTACAAACCCACCTTCAGCCAACTCTACACCTTCCTGGCTTCAGGATTCAAG GAGCTGCCACCAGATGGAGTTATGCTGGTGTACCTTTCTTCAACTGGGTCTACAGGCTGTTCTAAACCAGAGGATGAAG GTGCGTATGACTATGGAGGGGTGCTGACCAATAGCAGGAAGGAGGGGGAGGAGCTTATGAAGAAGTCAAAGCTGCTGAAGGACATGCACTG TCTCCATCCAGGTGACCTGTACCCCTTCACAAGGAAGCCTCTATTCCTGGTGGTGGACAGTGAAAACAGTGAGGTGTTCAAG aACATGCCGAACCTGTTTGGCCAGCCCCGGTTGTGTCTGCTGTCTCCTGTTGCAGTTCCCACTGATGTTGTAG ATGAAATAGCCAAGGGGAGCCTGTTTACCTTGTTCCTGCACTGCCCCCTGACCGGCCTCCTCACCATCTGTAAGCTGTCGGACATTCCCATTGCATCCTGGGAGCGTGCCCAGAGGCAGGTGGGAAGGATCCTGGAGGAGATTGCCAGACTGCTGATGGGCTGCAAGAGCGTGG ATGGAATGTACCACCAGTTCTATGGAGATGAGTTCCTGCGGCTGTTGTTGCTGCGGTTCGTGTTCTGTTACTGCGTCTTCAGACTGCACAGGGCATTCAAG GGCCCAGCATACTACCCCCAGTGTCACCCCGAGCTGCCGAAGAACGAAGTTCTGGAGGCGCTGACCGTGCAGAAACAGCTGCTGGATCTGGCTTCCACCCTGGACATCAGAGCCATGTTCTACGAGATAGATGAGTCTCTAGAGTAA